A region of the Bacillus sp. NP247 genome:
CAGGCATTAACAGTAGTTCCACTTCGAGGTCAAGTAATGCAAATGCCTCCTACTGACCCAATCTTATATCGATTATATGAAATGATGTTACAATACGCACCAACTCTTAGAGAATTAATCTTAGAAAAAGCTGGCGAAGGTGTAATGAGTGCAATTAACTTCAATCTAGGTGTGGATACACAAGAAGATCCAAAAGGTGGCGATCCTCGTATCGTTATTACACTTAACGGGAAATTCTTACCGTTCCGTACATGGTAATTAATTAAAAATCTATCTATATAACTAAAATAATTTTATAGATTTACAAAATCCATCCTTTTTAATCTAACTATATAGAAAGCGTGGATTTTTACTATGAGATTCTTTTTCGGCAAAGGAGACTAATATGAATAAAAAACACTTTAATACAAGCTTTAGTATTCTACAGTGGTTTGTGTTTCTATTAGCAAATGCAATTGCATTGCCTATCATTATTGGTGGCATATTCCATTTATCAATAGAAGATATTTCAACGTTAATGCAGCGAACTTTTTTAGTCGTGGGAGTAAGTTCATTTATACAAGCATGGTTTGGGCATCGCTATCCCATAGCGGATGGTCCAGCCGGTTCATGGGTAAGTATATTTGTCATACTGGGACAAGTAGCTATGCATCAGGGCCAAAGCGCAAAAGACGTGTTGCAACTTTTAGAAGGCGGGTTAATTATTGCAGGTATATTACTCTTCACGCTTG
Encoded here:
- the cynS gene encoding cyanase gives rise to the protein MNRQEATQKIMEAKIAKGLTWEEISKVSENSETWVVTALLGQATMTRPEAEKIGKLLELDEEVVQALTVVPLRGQVMQMPPTDPILYRLYEMMLQYAPTLRELILEKAGEGVMSAINFNLGVDTQEDPKGGDPRIVITLNGKFLPFRTW